The following are encoded together in the Bacillus sp. NP157 genome:
- a CDS encoding SDR family oxidoreductase has product MVDPKHASPLPVAATSEWPGKVILVTGGAQGVGKGIAQAVLDAGGSVVIGDLDAEAGKACMDEWNVGDRASFLMLDVSKEASVRRFVEGALRRHGRIDGLVNNAGIADPHNDPIERMDWAVWKHRLETNLGGVFLCSKHALPALKKSNGAIVNISSTRAHQSEPHSEAYAASKGGIVAFTHALAISAGPVRVNAINPGWIVVDDWKKPSARKKPKLSAADHAQHPVGRVGIPPDIGALAVFLLSSQAGFITGENFTVDGGVSRKMQYV; this is encoded by the coding sequence ATGGTTGATCCGAAGCACGCATCGCCGTTGCCCGTCGCCGCCACGTCCGAATGGCCCGGCAAGGTGATCCTCGTCACCGGTGGTGCCCAGGGCGTGGGCAAGGGCATCGCCCAGGCCGTGCTGGATGCCGGTGGCAGCGTCGTCATCGGTGACCTCGACGCCGAGGCTGGCAAGGCCTGCATGGACGAGTGGAACGTGGGCGACCGTGCGTCCTTCCTGATGCTCGATGTGTCGAAGGAGGCCAGTGTCAGGCGTTTCGTCGAGGGTGCGCTGCGCCGCCATGGCCGCATCGACGGCCTGGTGAACAACGCAGGCATCGCCGACCCGCACAACGATCCGATCGAACGGATGGACTGGGCCGTGTGGAAGCACCGCCTTGAAACCAACCTCGGTGGCGTGTTCCTGTGCAGCAAGCACGCCCTGCCGGCCCTGAAGAAAAGCAACGGCGCGATCGTCAATATCTCATCGACGCGTGCCCACCAGTCCGAGCCGCACAGCGAAGCCTACGCGGCGAGCAAGGGCGGCATCGTTGCCTTTACCCATGCGCTGGCGATCAGCGCGGGGCCGGTTCGCGTCAATGCGATCAACCCCGGCTGGATCGTCGTCGACGACTGGAAAAAGCCGTCCGCACGCAAGAAGCCGAAGCTATCGGCCGCCGATCATGCGCAGCATCCGGTCGGCCGCGTGGGCATACCGCCGGACATCGGTGCGCTTGCGGTGTTCCTGCTTTCCTCGCAGGCAGGTTTCATCACCGGCGAAAACTTCACGGTGGACGGTGGCGTGTCGCGGAAGATGCAGTACGTCTGA
- a CDS encoding CoA pyrophosphatase, whose amino-acid sequence MDDLLARLHGALLPLEAPPGPKGWNHDDMVRLIGDVPRRRAAVLIGIRDDREQNVLFTVRTDTLQQHAGQVAFPGGRVEASDADVVATALRESHEEIGLDAHYVTPLGYLESMETISGFSVTPVVARIAADAPTKPDPGEVAEIFEVPFAFFMDPANHRRYRMEFRGHDREMVEFLHAGYRIWGATAAMLFNLLKRMGQPC is encoded by the coding sequence ATGGACGACCTGCTGGCGCGACTGCACGGGGCCCTGCTCCCGCTGGAAGCCCCGCCCGGTCCGAAGGGCTGGAACCACGACGACATGGTCAGGCTGATCGGCGACGTGCCACGCCGGCGTGCCGCCGTGCTGATCGGCATCCGCGACGACCGCGAGCAGAACGTGCTCTTCACCGTGCGCACCGACACCTTGCAGCAGCACGCGGGGCAGGTGGCCTTCCCGGGCGGCCGCGTGGAAGCGAGCGACGCGGACGTGGTCGCCACGGCCCTGCGCGAAAGCCACGAAGAAATCGGCCTCGACGCCCACTACGTCACGCCGCTCGGTTATCTCGAATCGATGGAAACGATCAGTGGCTTCAGCGTCACGCCGGTGGTCGCACGCATCGCCGCCGACGCGCCGACCAAACCCGACCCGGGCGAGGTGGCGGAAATCTTCGAAGTGCCGTTCGCGTTTTTCATGGACCCGGCGAACCATCGCCGCTACCGGATGGAGTTCCGCGGCCACGATCGCGAGATGGTCGAGTTCCTGCATGCGGGGTATCGCATCTGGGGCGCCACCGCCGCGATGTTGTTCAACCTGCTGAAGCGGATGGGCCAGCCATGTTGA
- a CDS encoding oligopeptide:H+ symporter, whose protein sequence is MTALEIDATPRARLPRQIPFIIGNEGCERFSFYGMRNILTPFLVSSLLLYLPEAARPGAAKDVFHTFVIGVYFFPLLGGWLADRFLGKYRTVLWLSLVYCVGHLCLALFEHSVAGFYTGLALIALGAGGIKPCVAAFVGDQFDETNRRLARVVFDAFYWIINVGSFLASLLMPFFLREYGAAVAFGLPGALMFVATVVFWMGRKHYVMLPPVRRDPHGFAQVVRSALLARAPGQGRPGLAIALAALVLACAALGLAPSLGIVASLCIALVLVLGGIVAGTRLQLDRVEGLHPREAIDGVAVVLRVLIVFALVTPFWSLFDQKASTWVLQANTMAAPGWLHPAQMQAVNPALVLLLIPFNNLVLYPLLRRRGLEPTALRRMTAGIAFSAIAWVIVGVLQLALDGGSPVHIAWQVLPYVFLTMGEVLVSATGLEFAYSQAPPSMKGTLMSFWTLSVTVGNLWVLLANAGVRNDAVLAGIAHTGIGATAFQMFFFAAFAALAALAFGLYARRYRVVDYYRST, encoded by the coding sequence ATGACCGCTTTGGAAATCGATGCCACGCCGCGCGCGCGGCTGCCCCGCCAGATCCCATTCATCATCGGCAACGAAGGCTGTGAGCGTTTCAGCTTTTACGGCATGCGCAACATCCTGACCCCGTTCCTGGTCAGCTCGCTGCTGCTCTACCTGCCCGAGGCGGCCCGGCCGGGTGCCGCCAAGGATGTCTTCCATACCTTCGTCATCGGTGTGTATTTCTTCCCCTTGCTGGGCGGCTGGCTGGCCGACCGCTTCCTCGGCAAGTACCGCACGGTGTTGTGGCTGAGCCTGGTCTACTGCGTGGGCCACCTGTGCCTGGCCCTGTTCGAGCACAGCGTCGCGGGCTTCTACACGGGGCTGGCGTTGATCGCGCTGGGCGCGGGCGGGATCAAGCCGTGTGTCGCCGCCTTTGTCGGTGACCAGTTCGACGAGACCAACCGGCGGCTCGCCCGCGTCGTCTTCGACGCGTTCTACTGGATCATCAACGTCGGCTCGTTCCTCGCCTCGCTGTTGATGCCGTTCTTCCTGCGCGAATACGGTGCCGCCGTTGCGTTCGGACTGCCCGGGGCGCTGATGTTCGTCGCCACCGTGGTGTTCTGGATGGGGCGCAAGCACTACGTCATGCTGCCGCCGGTGCGCCGCGATCCGCATGGTTTTGCCCAGGTGGTGCGCAGTGCGCTGCTGGCCCGCGCGCCCGGACAAGGCCGGCCCGGCCTGGCGATCGCGCTGGCCGCGCTGGTGCTTGCCTGCGCGGCGCTCGGCCTCGCGCCGTCGCTGGGCATCGTTGCCTCGCTGTGCATCGCACTGGTGCTGGTGCTGGGCGGCATCGTCGCCGGCACGCGCCTGCAACTGGATCGCGTGGAAGGGCTGCATCCGCGCGAAGCCATCGATGGCGTCGCCGTCGTGCTGCGGGTGCTGATCGTGTTCGCGCTGGTCACGCCGTTCTGGTCGCTGTTCGACCAGAAAGCGTCCACGTGGGTGTTGCAGGCGAATACGATGGCCGCGCCCGGATGGTTGCACCCGGCGCAGATGCAGGCGGTGAACCCGGCGCTGGTGTTGCTGCTGATCCCGTTCAACAACCTCGTGCTCTATCCCTTGCTGCGCCGCCGTGGCCTGGAGCCCACCGCCCTGCGCCGGATGACCGCGGGTATCGCGTTCTCGGCGATCGCCTGGGTGATCGTCGGCGTGCTCCAGCTCGCACTGGACGGCGGCAGCCCGGTGCATATCGCATGGCAGGTGCTGCCTTACGTGTTCCTCACCATGGGCGAAGTGCTGGTCTCGGCGACGGGGCTGGAGTTCGCCTATAGCCAGGCCCCGCCGTCGATGAAGGGCACCCTGATGAGCTTCTGGACGCTGAGCGTCACGGTCGGCAACCTGTGGGTGCTGCTGGCCAATGCCGGCGTCCGGAATGACGCCGTGCTGGCGGGGATCGCGCATACCGGCATCGGTGCGACCGCGTTCCAGATGTTCTTCTTCGCGGCGTTCGCCGCGCTGGCCGCGCTGGCCTTCGGCCTCTACGCCCGGCGTTACCGGGTGGTCGACTACTACCGCTCCACGTAA
- a CDS encoding sulfurtransferase, whose product MLISRTIIDAATAAHLPPDEVLFVDARFDLADPGRGDRDYADAHVVGAVRADLDRELADMATPANGRGRHPLPERAAFEAFLSRIGWRPDIQVVAYDSAGGALAAARFWWLARLAGLDNVAVLDGGWPAWLAAKLPIDGEVPVRAPTSVEACFDPAGTVSVEELTAGLASGRVVLLDARAAPRYRGEVEPLDPVAGHVPGARNRPFGDNLDADGFFHGPEVLRRAFEAVIGPHPAEDVVHMCGSGVTACHNLLAMEYAGLCGSRLYAPSWSGWVSDRSRAVALGEH is encoded by the coding sequence ATGTTGATTTCGCGCACGATCATCGACGCGGCCACGGCCGCCCATCTCCCGCCCGACGAAGTGTTGTTCGTCGATGCCCGCTTCGACCTCGCCGATCCGGGCAGGGGCGACCGTGATTACGCTGACGCACATGTCGTCGGCGCGGTGCGCGCCGACCTCGATCGCGAGCTCGCGGACATGGCCACCCCGGCCAATGGTCGCGGTCGCCACCCGTTGCCCGAACGCGCCGCGTTCGAGGCGTTCCTGTCGCGCATCGGCTGGCGCCCCGACATCCAGGTCGTGGCCTACGACAGTGCTGGCGGTGCGCTCGCCGCAGCGCGTTTCTGGTGGCTGGCGCGCCTGGCCGGCCTGGACAATGTCGCGGTGCTGGACGGTGGCTGGCCGGCGTGGCTCGCCGCGAAGCTTCCGATCGACGGCGAGGTGCCCGTCCGCGCGCCGACCAGTGTCGAGGCGTGCTTCGATCCCGCCGGCACCGTCTCCGTCGAGGAACTCACGGCCGGCCTGGCGAGCGGCCGGGTGGTCTTGCTCGACGCGCGCGCCGCGCCGCGATATCGCGGTGAGGTGGAACCACTGGATCCCGTGGCGGGCCATGTACCGGGCGCGCGCAACCGCCCCTTCGGCGACAACCTGGATGCGGACGGTTTCTTCCACGGTCCCGAAGTGCTGCGCCGTGCTTTCGAAGCGGTGATTGGCCCGCATCCGGCCGAAGACGTCGTGCACATGTGCGGCTCCGGCGTCACCGCCTGCCATAACCTGCTGGCGATGGAGTACGCCGGGCTTTGCGGGTCGCGGTTGTATGCGCCCTCGTGGAGCGGATGGGTGTCGGACCGCTCGCGCGCGGTGGCGCTCGGCGAGCACTGA
- a CDS encoding oxidoreductase gives MQPIPTGLIGYGTAGAFFHAPLIAAAEGLRLAAIGSRRVEEISRDFPEARAYENPQDLLNDPDLALIVIASPNDTHAPLARAALEAGKHVVVDKPFTLNAAEAEALIALAAAKQRHLSVFQNRRWDNDFLTVRRLVEDGRLGEVVYFEAHFDRFRPEIKPGWRETEVPGSGLLYDLGAHLFDQALVLFGLPRAVTADVTRQRAAAKVDDYFHVVLDYGHRRAVLHASVLVRDPGPRFLVHGDGGSYVKYGIDGQEAALRAGKRPGGAGWGEDEPAFFGRFTDVDGTGTTIDTLPGRYTAFYDGVAAAIRGEGALPVSAREARDVIRVIEAAQLSARERRTVVL, from the coding sequence ATGCAACCGATCCCCACCGGCCTCATCGGCTACGGCACCGCAGGCGCTTTCTTCCATGCGCCGTTGATCGCGGCCGCCGAAGGGCTGCGCCTGGCGGCCATCGGCAGCCGTCGCGTCGAGGAGATTTCGCGCGACTTCCCCGAGGCGCGTGCGTACGAAAATCCTCAAGATTTGCTCAACGATCCCGACCTCGCGCTGATCGTGATCGCCTCGCCGAACGATACCCACGCCCCACTGGCGCGCGCGGCGCTCGAAGCCGGCAAGCACGTGGTGGTCGACAAGCCATTCACGCTGAATGCCGCCGAGGCCGAAGCGCTGATCGCGCTGGCGGCGGCTAAGCAGCGACATCTGTCCGTGTTCCAGAACCGCCGCTGGGACAATGATTTCCTGACCGTGCGCCGCCTGGTCGAAGACGGCCGACTGGGCGAGGTGGTGTACTTCGAAGCGCACTTCGATCGCTTCCGTCCCGAGATCAAGCCGGGCTGGCGCGAGACCGAGGTACCGGGATCCGGTCTGCTATATGACCTTGGCGCGCATCTGTTCGACCAGGCGCTGGTGCTGTTCGGCTTGCCGCGCGCCGTGACCGCCGACGTGACGCGCCAGCGCGCGGCAGCGAAGGTCGACGATTATTTCCACGTGGTGCTCGACTACGGCCATCGCCGCGCAGTGCTGCATGCCTCCGTGCTGGTCCGCGATCCCGGCCCGCGCTTCCTCGTCCACGGCGATGGCGGCAGCTACGTGAAGTACGGCATCGATGGCCAGGAAGCCGCGCTGCGCGCCGGCAAGCGGCCGGGCGGCGCGGGCTGGGGCGAAGATGAACCGGCGTTCTTCGGCCGCTTTACCGACGTGGACGGCACGGGCACCACGATCGATACCCTGCCCGGTCGCTACACCGCGTTTTACGATGGCGTGGCCGCGGCGATCCGTGGCGAGGGCGCCCTGCCCGTGTCGGCACGGGAGGCGCGCGACGTGATCCGGGTGATCGAGGCGGCACAGCTTTCGGCGCGTGAGCGCAGGACGGTGGTGCTTTAA
- a CDS encoding DUF1289 domain-containing protein codes for MAIVPSTSLPLTPCTGVCRLDARGLCEGCLRTGGEIAAWRTLSDEQKLWIMDEVLPHRQAG; via the coding sequence ATGGCCATCGTCCCCTCCACGTCCTTGCCCCTGACGCCGTGCACCGGTGTGTGTCGACTCGACGCGCGCGGCCTGTGCGAAGGCTGCCTGCGCACCGGTGGCGAGATCGCCGCGTGGCGCACCCTCAGCGACGAGCAGAAGCTGTGGATCATGGACGAAGTGCTTCCGCATCGGCAGGCTGGCTGA
- a CDS encoding metallophosphoesterase, which produces MSLFVQISDPHFGTERPDVVDALHRLITAMAPDLVILSGDVTQRARREQFDAARRFIDGYARPTLAIPGNHDIPLLNIVARALHPFAGYRRVFGRDLEPVHASADALVIGVNTVRPRRHKDGEVSDAQIERVCARLRQADEDQLRIVVTHQPVHVIREKDIGNLLHNHEAAIRAWAAAGADLVLGGHIHLPYVRPLNTPARQLASELWSVQAGTATSTRIREGISNSVHVIRHDAGSDRATCLVEQWNYDEGAQAFTAGPMTTIPLDRYRRGA; this is translated from the coding sequence TTGAGCCTGTTCGTGCAAATTTCCGACCCGCATTTCGGCACGGAGCGCCCCGATGTCGTCGATGCCCTGCATCGGTTGATCACCGCGATGGCGCCCGACCTGGTGATCCTCTCCGGCGACGTTACCCAGCGCGCGCGCCGCGAGCAGTTCGATGCGGCGCGTCGCTTCATCGATGGCTATGCGCGGCCGACCCTTGCCATCCCGGGCAACCACGATATCCCCCTGCTCAACATCGTCGCGCGCGCGCTCCACCCCTTCGCCGGCTACCGTCGCGTGTTCGGCCGCGACCTGGAACCCGTGCACGCCAGCGCCGACGCCCTGGTGATCGGGGTGAACACCGTGCGACCACGACGGCACAAGGACGGCGAAGTGTCCGACGCGCAGATCGAACGTGTCTGCGCGCGCCTGCGCCAGGCCGACGAAGACCAGCTACGCATCGTCGTCACCCACCAGCCGGTGCACGTCATCCGCGAGAAAGACATCGGCAACCTGCTGCACAACCACGAAGCGGCGATCCGTGCGTGGGCGGCGGCCGGTGCCGACCTGGTCCTTGGCGGGCATATCCACCTGCCTTACGTGCGGCCCCTCAACACGCCTGCCCGCCAGCTCGCCAGTGAACTGTGGTCGGTGCAGGCCGGCACCGCGACCTCGACACGCATCCGCGAAGGGATCAGCAATTCGGTGCACGTGATCCGCCACGATGCCGGGTCGGACCGTGCCACTTGCCTGGTCGAACAATGGAATTACGACGAAGGCGCGCAGGCGTTCACGGCCGGCCCGATGACGACGATACCGCTCGACCGCTATCGCCGCGGCGCGTGA